One part of the Aspergillus luchuensis IFO 4308 DNA, chromosome 5, nearly complete sequence genome encodes these proteins:
- a CDS encoding D-mandelate dehydrogenase-like dehydrogenase (COG:C;~EggNog:ENOG410PWAB;~InterPro:IPR036291,IPR029753,IPR006139,IPR006140;~PFAM:PF00389;~go_function: GO:0016616 - oxidoreductase activity, acting on the CH-OH group of donors, NAD or NADP as acceptor [Evidence IEA];~go_function: GO:0051287 - NAD binding [Evidence IEA];~go_process: GO:0055114 - oxidation-reduction process [Evidence IEA]) has product MIIIQETSPRSNRRIIRKTIYITTIHTVTIPKTHLSVSSTNTYIISSTYNTTPTNSTMTKPIILHLGDPIAYNHDLYNGPLSTRFTIIRDTSPTREAFIEALKSDKYGPITALLRPHFSSGKTMSPWDTELISLLPPSVKIFASAGAGYNDIHIPSLTARGIYYTNGAGASDEAVADTTLYMILSVFRNFTASQIAARSGDEEKFMECHKNLADCVSVHCPLNEETRGLIDGEKIGWMKHGVRIVNVARGGVVVEEDLVEALRSGKVAAAALDVHEFEPVVDARLRSMENVTLTTHVGGGAVETRIGFERLAMENILKVTGDDGEVVGEPLTAVNGREVKEVWERMGRE; this is encoded by the exons atgatcatcatccaggaaACAAGTCCGAGGTCGAATCGGAGAATTATCCGCAAGACTATCTATATCACAACTATACATACTGTTACAATTCCCAAAACTCATCTTTCAGTTTCCTCTACCAATACGTACATCATATCTTCAACATATAACACCACCCCAACTAATTCCACCATGACCAAGCCAATAATCCTCCACCTCGGCGACCCCATCGCCTACAACCACGACCTCTACAACGGGCCCCTCTCCACCCgcttcaccatcatccgGGACACCTCCCCGACGCGAGAAGCTTTTATCGAGGCTTTGAAGTCTGACAA ATACGGCCCCATCAccgccctcctccgcccgcACTTCTCCTCCGGCAAAACCATGTCCCCCTGGGACACCGAACtaatctctctcctcccaccgaGCGTAAAGATCTTCGCCTCCGCCGGAGCAGGCTACAACGACATTCACATCCCATCGCTCACGGCGCGCGGAATATACTACACGAACGGGGCGGGCGCGTCCGACGAAGCCGTCGCCGACACAACACTATACATGATCCTGAGCGTATTCCGGAACTTTACTGCGTCGCAGATTGCCGCGAGGTCcggggatgaagagaagTTCATGGAGTGTCATAAGAACTTG gcggattGTGTGTCGGTGCATTGTCCGTTGAATGAGGAGACGAGGGGGTTGATtgatggggagaagattgGGTGGATGAAGCATGGGGTGAGGATTGTTAATGTGGCGagggggggtgtggtggttgaggaggatttggtggAGGCGTTGAGGTCTGGGAAggtggctgctgcggcgtTGGATGTTCATGAGTTTGAGCCCGTTGTTGATGCTAGGTTGAGGAGCATGGAGAATGTTACTCTTACGACGCATGTTGGGGGCGGGGCGGTGGAGACTAGGATTGGGTTTGAGAGGTTGGCCATGGAGAATATTTTGAAGGTgactggggatgatggggaggtcgTAGGGGAGCCGCTTACGGCTGTTAATGGGAGGGAGGTTAAGGAGgtgtgggagaggatgggaagggagTAG